A stretch of Sebastes fasciatus isolate fSebFas1 chromosome 19, fSebFas1.pri, whole genome shotgun sequence DNA encodes these proteins:
- the pam gene encoding peptidyl-glycine alpha-amidating monooxygenase isoform X1, whose amino-acid sequence MMGVPVFFVVVLAFICHSHSLEIQNPLYRFKRSQESVLSDPSDCVSRSRPQVITNFHNFSVDIRMPGVVPAGSDTYLCTAFPVPTSRDAYIVDFIPHASMDTVHHMLLFGCKTPVSTSSYWDCGTVQGTCEDEASIMYAWARNAPPTKLPKDVGFKVGRSSGMTHFVLQIHYGDISAFRDHHRDCSGLSLRMTSKPQPFIAGIYLLMSVDTVILPGKRVTNADIACDYTSYPIYPFAFRTHTHHLGKVVNGYRIRDGKWDLIGRQSPQLPQAFYPADREVNVKYGDTLAARCVFTGEGRTSKTYIGATSSDEMCNFYIMYYMDSKHAIPYMSCMDTGSKELFQHIPAEANVPIAVAPDHMHSMMHMGPSTDHQDNRLLTTKNKAGQIPDHGDLYSLMSKLLGQSNDVVHIHKYNPREMQRAQSELVAQIDSLMQNKDLGSPSARLAFQTRDDPVLVRDRIHKFHQLGATAKPPRSNVLAEDYHLEQVSAWPQSSLQLGQVSGLALDSDSNLVIFHRGDHHWGADSFNNQARYQQKSLGPIQQSTILVVDPVKGNILKASGRDMFYLPHGITTDKNNNYWVTDVALHQVLKVSSDGRDETLLALGEAFTPGSDKNHFCQPTDVAVDTETGNIFVSDGYCNARIMKFSADGKYLSEWGAGSSDRRKRTPFQLPHSLVFLPDKQEVCVADRENGRIQCFIAKTGEFVKEIKKEEFGGEVFAITYSPAGDGLIFAVNGESPYGSAPLRGFVIDYSTMDILDTFSPEKKEFKMPHDIIETKDGSVFVGDAGSKTVFKFTTEKLHRSVKKAGIEVQELEEMEAFVQTKVRPEHNMSKTAAIQEKQTAVLQPQPQKEAKEEEEEEEKKSAPKPKKEQGVLPAIITTLLLIPLLLVISIGVFICWRKNNRSEVKTEPSSVGGLFGKIRGKAVGSLNLGNFFASHKGYTRQGFDQLSTEGSDQERIGEESSDSENEEYSALPPPQSSS is encoded by the exons ATGATGGGAGTCCCTGTGTTCTTTGTGGTGGTGCTCGCATTCATCTGTCACAGCCACAGCTTGGAAATACAAAACCCTCTCTACAGGTTCAAAAG GTCTCAGGAAAGCGTCTTGTCAGATCCCAGTGACTGCGTGTCCAGGAGCAGGCCGCAGGTCATAACAAACTTTCACAACTTCTCTGTGGATATTCGGATGCCAGGTGTTGTCCCAGCTGGG TCGGACACTTACCTGTGCACAGCATTTCCTGTGCCAACTAGTCGAGATGCATATATCG TGGACTTCATACCTCATGCCAGTATGGACACAGTCCATCACATGCTTCTGTTTGGCTGCAAGACTCCCGTGTCCACCAGCAGCTACTG gGACTGTGGCACTGTTCAAGGCACCTGTGAGGATGAAGCATCCATTATGTACGCCTGGGCGCGGAATGCACCACCCACTAAATTACCCAAAG ATGTTGGTTTTAAAGTCGGAAGAAGTTCAGGAATGACCCACTTTGTGCTGCAGATCCATTATGGAGATATCAGTGCTTTCAGAG ACCATCATAGAGATTGCTCCGGACTTTCCCTAAGAATGACATCCAAACC GCAGCCATTCATTGCTGGCATATACCTGCTCATGTCTGTGGACACAGTTATCCTTCCAGGAAAAAGAG TTACAAATGCAGACATCGCCTGTGATTACACTTCATATCCCATCTACCCGTTTGCCTTCAGGACCCACACACACCACCTCG GTAAAGTGGTCAACGGCTACAGGATCCGAGACGGGAAGTGGGACCTGATTGGGAGACAGTCCCCTCAGCTACCACAG GCCTTCTATCCTGCTGACAGGGAGGTGAATGTGAAGTATGGTGACACCCTTGCTGCCAGATGTGTTTTTACTGGGGAGGGCAGGACCTCCAAAACGTATATTGG TGCTACCTCTAGTGACGAAATGTGCAACTTCTATATAATGTACTACATGGACAGCAAACATGCCATCCCCTACATGAGCTGCATGGACACCGGCTCCAAAGAACTGTTTCAGCATATTCCAGCTGAGGCCAACGTTCCCATCGCTGTAGCTCCAGACCATATGCACTCTATGATGCATATGGGGCCCTCAACAG aTCATCAAGATAACAGATTGCTGACGACTAAAAACAAAGCAGGGCAGATTCCGGATCATG GTGATCTCTATTCTCTTATGTCCAAGCTGCTAGGCCAGAGCAATGACGTAGTTCACATTCATAAGTACAACCCCAGGGAGATGCAGAGAGCTCAGTCTGAGTTGGTGGCTCAGATTGATAGCTTAATGCAAAACAAAGACCTGGGCTCTCCCAGTGCCAGACTAGCCTTCCAAACCAGGGATGATCCCGTTTTGGTGAGGGACAGAATCCACAAATTCCATCAGCTTGGGGCCACGGCCAAGCCGCCAAGAAGCAACGTGCTAGCTGAAG aCTACCATTTGGAGCAGGTCTCAGCGTGGCCTCAGAGCTCTCTCCAGTTGGGTCAGGTGTCAGGACTTGCCCTCGACTCGGATTCTAACTTGGTCATTTTCCACAGAGGCGACCACCACTGGGGGGCCGA CTCTTTTAACAACCAGGCCAGATACCAGCAGAAGTCCCTCGGTCCTATTCAGCAGTCCACTATTCTGGTTGTGGACCCAGTCAAAGGCAACATCCTGAAGGCTTCTGGCAGAGACAT GTTTTATTTGCCTCATGGGATAACTACAGACAAGAATAATAATTACTGGGTCACCGATGTGGCTCTTCATCAG GTGTTAAAAGTGAGCAGCGACGGCAGAGACGAAACGCTGCTGGCACTGGGAGAGGCTTTCACGCCAGGAAGTGACAAGAACCATTTCTGCCAGCCAACTGATGTGGCTGTAGACACTGAGACTGGGAACATCTTTGTGTCTGATGGCTACTGCAACGCCAGGATAATGAAGTTCTCTGCTGATGGCAAATACCTGTCTGAGTGGGGTGCAG GTTCGTCAGACAGGAGGAAGCGCACGCCCTTCCAGCTCCCCCACAGCCTCGTGTTCCTTCCCGACAAACAGGAGGTTTGTGTGGCCGACAGGGAGAACGGGCGTATCCAGTGCTTCATAGCCAAAACTGGAGAGTTTGTCaaggaaataaagaaagagGAGTTTGGAGGGGAGGTGTTTGCCATCACGTACAGCCCTGCTGGAG ATGGCTTGATCTTTGCAGTAAATGGGGAATCTCCCTATGGTTCAGCTCCACTCAGAGGTTTTGTAATAGATTATTCAACCATGGATATTTTGGATACCTTCAGCCCAGAGAAAAAG GAGTTTAAAATGCCTCACGACATAATCGAAACCAAGGATGGCAGCGTCTTTGTCGGGGATGCAGGCAGTAAAACAGTCTTCAAGTTCACCACCGAGA AGTTACATCGCTCCGTCAAGAAAGCTGGAATCGAGGTTCAAGAACTTGAAG AGATGGAGGCGTTTGTCCAAACTAAAGTGAGGCCGGAGCACAACATGTCCAAGACAGCAGCCATCCAAGAGAAGCAAACTGCGGTTCTACAGCCTCAACCACAGAAAGAGgcaaaagaggaggaggaggaggaggagaagaagagtgcACCAAAGCCAAAAAAAGAGCAGGGTGTACTCCCAGCCATTATCACCACCCTGCTACTCATCCCTCTCCTGCTGGTCATCTCTATTGGAGTCTTTATCTGCTGGAGGAAAAACA ACCGAAGTGAGGTGAAAACCGAACCCAGCTCTGTGGGAGGGCTCTTTGGAAAAATAAGAG GTAAAGCTGTGGGCAGTCTGAACCTGGGGAACTTCTTTGCATCCCATAAGGGTTACACTCGTCAGGGCTTCGATCAGCTGAGCACCGAAGGCAGCGACCAGGAGAGGATCGGGGAGGAGAGCAGCGACTCGGAGAACGAGGAGTACTCCGCTCTGCCGCCACCTCAGTCCTCCTCGTAG
- the pam gene encoding peptidyl-glycine alpha-amidating monooxygenase B isoform X2: MMGVPVFFVVVLAFICHSHSLEIQNPLYRFKRSQESVLSDPSDCVSRSRPQVITNFHNFSVDIRMPGVVPAGSDTYLCTAFPVPTSRDAYIVDFIPHASMDTVHHMLLFGCKTPVSTSSYWDCGTVQGTCEDEASIMYAWARNAPPTKLPKDVGFKVGRSSGMTHFVLQIHYGDISAFRDHHRDCSGLSLRMTSKPQPFIAGIYLLMSVDTVILPGKRVTNADIACDYTSYPIYPFAFRTHTHHLGKVVNGYRIRDGKWDLIGRQSPQLPQAFYPADREVNVKYGDTLAARCVFTGEGRTSKTYIGATSSDEMCNFYIMYYMDSKHAIPYMSCMDTGSKELFQHIPAEANVPIAVAPDHMHSMMHMGPSTDHQDNRLLTTKNKAGQIPDHDYHLEQVSAWPQSSLQLGQVSGLALDSDSNLVIFHRGDHHWGADSFNNQARYQQKSLGPIQQSTILVVDPVKGNILKASGRDMFYLPHGITTDKNNNYWVTDVALHQVLKVSSDGRDETLLALGEAFTPGSDKNHFCQPTDVAVDTETGNIFVSDGYCNARIMKFSADGKYLSEWGAGSSDRRKRTPFQLPHSLVFLPDKQEVCVADRENGRIQCFIAKTGEFVKEIKKEEFGGEVFAITYSPAGDGLIFAVNGESPYGSAPLRGFVIDYSTMDILDTFSPEKKEFKMPHDIIETKDGSVFVGDAGSKTVFKFTTEKLHRSVKKAGIEVQELEEMEAFVQTKVRPEHNMSKTAAIQEKQTAVLQPQPQKEAKEEEEEEEKKSAPKPKKEQGVLPAIITTLLLIPLLLVISIGVFICWRKNNRSEVKTEPSSVGGLFGKIRGKAVGSLNLGNFFASHKGYTRQGFDQLSTEGSDQERIGEESSDSENEEYSALPPPQSSS, translated from the exons ATGATGGGAGTCCCTGTGTTCTTTGTGGTGGTGCTCGCATTCATCTGTCACAGCCACAGCTTGGAAATACAAAACCCTCTCTACAGGTTCAAAAG GTCTCAGGAAAGCGTCTTGTCAGATCCCAGTGACTGCGTGTCCAGGAGCAGGCCGCAGGTCATAACAAACTTTCACAACTTCTCTGTGGATATTCGGATGCCAGGTGTTGTCCCAGCTGGG TCGGACACTTACCTGTGCACAGCATTTCCTGTGCCAACTAGTCGAGATGCATATATCG TGGACTTCATACCTCATGCCAGTATGGACACAGTCCATCACATGCTTCTGTTTGGCTGCAAGACTCCCGTGTCCACCAGCAGCTACTG gGACTGTGGCACTGTTCAAGGCACCTGTGAGGATGAAGCATCCATTATGTACGCCTGGGCGCGGAATGCACCACCCACTAAATTACCCAAAG ATGTTGGTTTTAAAGTCGGAAGAAGTTCAGGAATGACCCACTTTGTGCTGCAGATCCATTATGGAGATATCAGTGCTTTCAGAG ACCATCATAGAGATTGCTCCGGACTTTCCCTAAGAATGACATCCAAACC GCAGCCATTCATTGCTGGCATATACCTGCTCATGTCTGTGGACACAGTTATCCTTCCAGGAAAAAGAG TTACAAATGCAGACATCGCCTGTGATTACACTTCATATCCCATCTACCCGTTTGCCTTCAGGACCCACACACACCACCTCG GTAAAGTGGTCAACGGCTACAGGATCCGAGACGGGAAGTGGGACCTGATTGGGAGACAGTCCCCTCAGCTACCACAG GCCTTCTATCCTGCTGACAGGGAGGTGAATGTGAAGTATGGTGACACCCTTGCTGCCAGATGTGTTTTTACTGGGGAGGGCAGGACCTCCAAAACGTATATTGG TGCTACCTCTAGTGACGAAATGTGCAACTTCTATATAATGTACTACATGGACAGCAAACATGCCATCCCCTACATGAGCTGCATGGACACCGGCTCCAAAGAACTGTTTCAGCATATTCCAGCTGAGGCCAACGTTCCCATCGCTGTAGCTCCAGACCATATGCACTCTATGATGCATATGGGGCCCTCAACAG aTCATCAAGATAACAGATTGCTGACGACTAAAAACAAAGCAGGGCAGATTCCGGATCATG aCTACCATTTGGAGCAGGTCTCAGCGTGGCCTCAGAGCTCTCTCCAGTTGGGTCAGGTGTCAGGACTTGCCCTCGACTCGGATTCTAACTTGGTCATTTTCCACAGAGGCGACCACCACTGGGGGGCCGA CTCTTTTAACAACCAGGCCAGATACCAGCAGAAGTCCCTCGGTCCTATTCAGCAGTCCACTATTCTGGTTGTGGACCCAGTCAAAGGCAACATCCTGAAGGCTTCTGGCAGAGACAT GTTTTATTTGCCTCATGGGATAACTACAGACAAGAATAATAATTACTGGGTCACCGATGTGGCTCTTCATCAG GTGTTAAAAGTGAGCAGCGACGGCAGAGACGAAACGCTGCTGGCACTGGGAGAGGCTTTCACGCCAGGAAGTGACAAGAACCATTTCTGCCAGCCAACTGATGTGGCTGTAGACACTGAGACTGGGAACATCTTTGTGTCTGATGGCTACTGCAACGCCAGGATAATGAAGTTCTCTGCTGATGGCAAATACCTGTCTGAGTGGGGTGCAG GTTCGTCAGACAGGAGGAAGCGCACGCCCTTCCAGCTCCCCCACAGCCTCGTGTTCCTTCCCGACAAACAGGAGGTTTGTGTGGCCGACAGGGAGAACGGGCGTATCCAGTGCTTCATAGCCAAAACTGGAGAGTTTGTCaaggaaataaagaaagagGAGTTTGGAGGGGAGGTGTTTGCCATCACGTACAGCCCTGCTGGAG ATGGCTTGATCTTTGCAGTAAATGGGGAATCTCCCTATGGTTCAGCTCCACTCAGAGGTTTTGTAATAGATTATTCAACCATGGATATTTTGGATACCTTCAGCCCAGAGAAAAAG GAGTTTAAAATGCCTCACGACATAATCGAAACCAAGGATGGCAGCGTCTTTGTCGGGGATGCAGGCAGTAAAACAGTCTTCAAGTTCACCACCGAGA AGTTACATCGCTCCGTCAAGAAAGCTGGAATCGAGGTTCAAGAACTTGAAG AGATGGAGGCGTTTGTCCAAACTAAAGTGAGGCCGGAGCACAACATGTCCAAGACAGCAGCCATCCAAGAGAAGCAAACTGCGGTTCTACAGCCTCAACCACAGAAAGAGgcaaaagaggaggaggaggaggaggagaagaagagtgcACCAAAGCCAAAAAAAGAGCAGGGTGTACTCCCAGCCATTATCACCACCCTGCTACTCATCCCTCTCCTGCTGGTCATCTCTATTGGAGTCTTTATCTGCTGGAGGAAAAACA ACCGAAGTGAGGTGAAAACCGAACCCAGCTCTGTGGGAGGGCTCTTTGGAAAAATAAGAG GTAAAGCTGTGGGCAGTCTGAACCTGGGGAACTTCTTTGCATCCCATAAGGGTTACACTCGTCAGGGCTTCGATCAGCTGAGCACCGAAGGCAGCGACCAGGAGAGGATCGGGGAGGAGAGCAGCGACTCGGAGAACGAGGAGTACTCCGCTCTGCCGCCACCTCAGTCCTCCTCGTAG